Genomic window (Aquimarina sp. BL5):
CATTCTAAGTAAGCAAAATATAATCCTTAAAAACTCCATGAATCAAAAAAAAGCTCCTTGGTATTTTCTTTTACTACTTATTTTGGCTGGAGAATCTGTATTTATTCTTCCCTTTGTACTTGCTCGGGTCTTTAGACCTACAGTACTAGAAGCTTTTGGACTGGATAACCTACAGTTAGGGCTTTGCTTTTCTGTATATGGTATCGTTGCTTTACTATCCTATCTTTTTGGAGGTCCGATTGCAGATAAATTTCCTCCTAGAAAACTGATTGCAGTAGCACTATGGATGACCGCTCTTGGAGGATTGGTGTATGCCACATTCCCTGGATACACCACACTGAAACTACTATATGGATATTGGGGCTTTACGACTATTTTTTTATTCTGGGCACCTATGATCAAAGCTACTCGAGTTTGGGGTGGAACTTCATCACAAGGAAAAGCATTTGGATTTCTAGACGGTGGACGTGGATTAGTGGGAGCATTATTTGGTGCAATGGGTGTATTTATTTTTTCATTATTTATTACTTCTGAAATTTCGGAAGCTACAGTTTTAGAAAGTAAAGCAGCTTTTAGACAAGTAATATTGGTATCTTCTGGTATTGTAAGTCTGGTAGGAATTCTTGTATGGTTCTTTATGAAATTAGATCAAAAAACAGAGCAAAAGATCATCTTAGAAAAAATAACAATCTCTCAAGTTACAGCTGTTCTTCGATTACCCTCTGTATGGTTACTAATGATTATTATTCTTTGTGCATATGTAGGTTACAAAATTACGGATGTATTTTCCCTCTACGCAAAAGATGTAATGTTATACGACCAAGTGAAATCTGCGCAAGTAGGTACGTTTCTATTATTTATCCGCCCAGTAATTGGCGTCTTGATCGGAGTATTGGCAGATCGCACACAAACCACCTTCTGGCTAGTAGTAAGCTTTGTAATATCTTTCTTTGGAGCGTTATTATTTGCGCTAGGTATAATCACAACATCTGCAACCACATTATTCTTTATTTCGATATTAGTAGTAGCAACGGGAGTATATGCCGCACGTTCTCTGTATTTTGCAGTGATGCAACGTGGTCAAATTCCGTTAGTTCTTACCGGAACTGCTGTTGGACTTATTTCTTTAATCGGCTATACCCCCGATATTTTTGCAGGTCCTGCCATGGGATATCTTTTGGATAATTCTCCAGGAATACAAGGACACAAACATGTATTCTGGATGTTAGCCTTATTTTCTTCTATTGGTGGTATTGCTGCCTGGTATTACTATCGATTATACCAAAAGAAAGAGTAAACTCTATTCTTAAACCTCTACAAAAAAAATATTAATTCCAGTATCCTTGTTTTTATTTACAGGGAAATTTACTTTTCTTTATAAAATAATTTAGCATTAAATCTCTTATGTATACGATTACAAATACTTATAAATGAGTACAAACGAATATATAATATAAATAAATGTAATTGCTGTAATACAGTAGTTGTAGAACATTCAACTAAATTAGATCCAAAATTAAGGTAACATTTTACTTCTATTCGACACATACATATAAACCGTTTTAAAACATCAAATAAATTATGAAATTAAAGAATTTAACTTTTATCATTCTTATCTTTTTATACAGCTGCGATACTGAAGAAAATGATTTAGAAGAATCAATAAATGAAGATTCTATTCCTTTTACTACAGCTATTTCAAATCTTGAAAACAAAAATGGAGTCATAATAACTGAAAATACAGTAACCTTCACAGAAGACATTACTATACCAGAAGATGTTATTCTCAATTTCAATGTTAGAGATCGAATGATAATTAATTCAGGTGTTACTGTAACAATAAATGGTATAATATCAGCTGGAAAATTTCAAATATTTGAAATAGCAGACGGAGGAAAAGTAAATGGTTGCCCACAAATTGAATATATCACCCCTCAATGGTGGGGAACAGATGATACTGGCTCTACTCCAGCATCAGATAATTTTCAAACAGCAATTGAATCTTTTGATTGTATTAAAAAGTTTGTGTCAAGTGGAAAATTTCTACTAGATAAAGAAATTTTACTAAATATAGATGAAAGAAACTATGATTTTACTGGAAGTCATTTTATAGGAACCGAAATAGGAACTTTATTTGGTGCAGGAGGATTGGTAACAATAGGAAATAGAAATTTTAATTTAGATGAGAATTATTCTGTCGAAAATGTAACCGTCCTAGGCGGTACATATCAACCAAAAAATAATCACGATAATTCATTAGCAATTTTAAATGCTAAGAACATCAAAATATCTGGTGTAACTATTCTCGGAGATGAAGGTCTAAGAGGAATAGCTCTTCAAACACCAGGAGAAAACCTTGTAAATAATCCAATTATTGAAAATGTAATTATCGAAAATGTTCTGCAAGAAGGAGGTGTAAATGTTATAAATATTGACTTGAATCACGGTTTAGTTAAAGATGTTATAATAAACAATGTGATAGGTTCTAGTATAAATGAAATTAATCCCCAAAACAATAACCGAGAAGCAGCCTTTAGATGTAGTGGCCAAATAAGTGCTGAAAGTAATGAAATTAGAATAGATGGTCTAACAATTGATAATGTACTTCTTGACGAAGTTTATATGGGATTTAACTTAAGAGGTATTAAAACAAGTATTTCGAATGTAGAAATTGATAAGGTTGATTTTAGAGGTTTTAATATATACGGAGCAGAATTATTGAGTATGAATAATATTCAGATAAAAGGTTCTGGGCCTAATTTCTCTACTATTGGTATATACATTGATCATTTTGAACCTATTAATGGATCTAATATTAATCTTAGTAAAATAGAGCTTACTGGGGAATTTGGGTTTGGCATATGGAATAGATCGAAAGAAGTCTCTTTTACTAATGTTTATGCGAATATTAAATCAAACAATGTAGTTATTAAAAATACCGGTGATAATTGTGTTTACTCAGGTTTATATATTAAAAACAATGAATCATCGCCAATACATGCTGCCATTTTTAATGGATTTGAAAATGATGAAATTCCATCTGTAGGTATAAATGTTAATTTTGACGGAGTAATTTTAGGTAATTTTACTCACGGAGTAATCAACCAAGCACGAAACTCTAATTTTAATTTTCAATTAGACGGTACATTCATTAATGGAGCTTTTTTCACCTTCTATAATACCAATGGGTACTCAAGTGTTTATAGAGCTGATATGAATTTAAGTTCTAATTCAAGCCCCATAAATAACTACAGAAATGGAGATTTATATGAATTATATGTTTATGATCCTATAAATAATATCTATGTCCTAAACCCATAAACGTTCTACAACAATTTGTATGATGCATATGCTTCCTTCGGGAAGCAAACGCACCATACAAGAGACGTTATCAATAATTTCAATAAAACTAACAATGAATAAACAATTATCAATATTAGGAATGTTATTATTCTTTTTTTCTTGTTCTTCCACTAAACAAATTTCTAAAAACTCATCACAAATACAAGGTAACAATAATACATTTTTGATAACTGAAATATCAACAGATAAAACTTATGGATTGTCACCTAAAAACCCAGTAGAAGTCGGAGGTGCTAAAAATTCACAAGGCCCAAAAAATGAACGAAGGTTTCTTAATGCGTTAGCTGGACCAAATGGAGAAAAAATTTCATATTATAGAGCAGGAAGCTGTTGTCCTGTCAAAAGCAAGAATGACCCTTTTGGTTTTGGTAGTGTTATGTTAGATAATTATCGAGTTACTTGGGAGAATTCAAAAGATACAATTTCAATTTATATTAATATGTATGATTCCGGAAAACTAAAAGCTCCTGTTGGATTTACTATAAAAAAGTAGCTGTTGTAACCCTTAGTTTTTACTTTGCCTTTTTTCTCAAAAACCAGGACAACTTCATGGCTAATGTTCCATAAGCAGCTCCAATTCTCACTTCTCTCTTATAGGGAGCTATTTTAGCTTCTACACGCATGGGTGATTTCGACTCCCAAACAATATTCTCTGGATTTGCTACTTCATATAACTTAAGTGCTACTTCTATTTTACACGGCTGTGAAAAACCTACATTATAACCAGGATACACCCACAATGTCTGAATATGCAAATTGTATTTTGCATTAGGATTGTTCCTAGAAACTATAAGTTTTCTTTTTTTAGGTATTGCATAGTTCAGGTTTTCAATAAACATTGGCGCATACACGGTATCTCTATCTGCAAACCAAGAGCCTTTAAATCTTTCACCTAATCCAGGTTTATGCCTTTCTCGTATTCGCATCTTATCTTTTATAAACTCTTCCTCTGTGGTATAACCATGCACCTTTATGTTATCATACCCAAAAGTAACTGATAGTTCTTTTTCGCCTGCTAGTATGGAAATATCACCAGAAGCCGTTTTTATTTTCTGACCTAAAACAGGCATTAAACTAAAAATAATTAGGATTATACTAAGTGAGTATCTCATATTCTTTATCTATCAATTAAGCTGACAAACATAATAATTATCTGATATATCGAAATCACAAATACAACTTTTTGTTTTTCCGTCTAAACTCCTTGCTGATAATAGTTTACAACTTATACTTTATCGGGAGATGTACTACTTTTTTGGTTTCAAAAAAATCTTCTTTAAAATAATCCGGTAAATTATATTGAGTCGCTTTTGGAAACAAAGCCAACTCTTCGGTTAAGTCACCTCCTTTTAGATACAAAATACCATTCGGTAATTCATGATTTGATTTTTTGGTAATATTTTTACGCACCCATTTCACAAAATCTGGCATATTGGTCACTGCTCTACTAACCACAAAGTCAAAACGAGCATCAAATGTTCCTGCACGTTTTTGTTCTGCTTTAACATTTGTCAATCCTAACGCACTTGCAACCTCATTAACAACACGTATTTTTTTTGCAATAACATCTACCAAATAAAACGTAGTTTCAGGAAATAGTATCGCTAATGGAATTCCCGGAAATCCACCACCTGTACCAACATCTAAAACGGAAGACCCTGCTTTAAACTCCTGAATCTTAGCAATTCCCAATGAATGGAGTACATGTCTTTCGTACAAAAGATCAATATCTTTTCTAGAGATTACATTGATTTTAGCGTTCCAATCTTTATACAAATCACCCAGCTGACCGAACTTATGTATTTGGTCCTCTGTTAATTCGGGGAAATATTTAAGTAGAATATCCATTACGTATTTTTTAAAGCGCAAAAATACATGTTAACTTGATATATTTTACTACTTTTTAAGAAGTTAGAAAAATATAAATACCTAACTTTACCGAATAATTTATGACTAATAACGTTTAGTTATAAACCCAAAAACCCATGACTACACCTAATGTAAGATTTAGCAGAGCGGATTCCGCAAAATTTTTCAGAACACTGAATAAACGCGTTAATGATTATTTCAAAGAAAATAATATCAAACGCACAGGTAACTGGAAATTACATCTGAAAACAATTGTAATGTTTTCTCTTTTCCTAACTCCTTATTTTTTAATTCTTACCCTAGACATTTCTCAATGGTGGATGTTATTATTGACTATAATTATGGGAGTTGGTATGGCCGGTGTAGGGATGAATGTAATGCATGATGGAAATCATGGTTCCTATTCCTCTAAAAAATGGATCAACAAGTTAATGGGTAGTAGTATGTATGTGCTTGCGGGTAATGTATATAACTGGCAGGTACAACATAATGTTTTACACCATACCTATACCAATATCCATGGCCACGATGAGGATATGGATGCGGGTAGAGTTATCCGTTTCACAAAACACGCCAAATGGGAACGGTTTCATAAGTTTCAGCATTACTATTCCGTATTCCTTTATGGTTTATTGACTTTTAATTGGGCATTAACTACAGATTTCACACAAACTAAAAGATATTTGGCACGAAAACTTTCTTATGGAAAACTGCCAAGTCCATTAAAACAGTGGAGTACAATTGTAGTTACCAAGATTATTTATGTAATGATCTGGATTGTAATTCCAATGCTTATCATGTCTATTGCGTGGTGGAAAATTTTAATTGGATTTTTCGTAATGCACTATGTAGCAGGTCTGATTCTAAGTATTGTATTTCAATTAGCACATATGGTAGAAGAAGCTCAGATGCCATTGCCAGATACAACAGGTACTATGAAAAACACTTGGGCAATTCATCAGTTATTCACGACAGTGAATTTTTCAACAAAAAATAGATTAGTCAACTGGTTTACTGGTGGACTAAATCATCAAGTAGAACACCACATTTTCCCAAATATCAGTCATGTGCATTACACCAAAATTTCTAAAATAGTGAAACAGACTGCTCAGGAATTTAATCTACCTTATAACGAATATAAAACCACCCGCAAAGCGATTATTGCCCATTTCAGACATCTAAAAGAAATGGGGATGAAACCCGCGATGTAACCATAATTTTTATTTACCAATTACCAAAATGAGCACACAAGTATCGGAAATGAGTATTCAATTATCAGACAAAATCAACAAGCTTAAAGCTTCTGCAACATTAGCGATGGCAGCAAAAGCCAGAGAACTAAGAGCAGAAGGAAAAGACATCATCGGACTAAGCTTAGGAGAACCGGATTTTAACACACCGGATTTTATTAAAGACGCAGCCATTCAGGCGGTTAATGACAATTACAATTCTTATACCCCTGTTGATGGATATGTAGAATTAAAAGACGCGATTATTACTAAATTCAAAAGAGATAATAATCTAACGTATGATCGCTCTCAGATTGTAGTTTCTACAGGTGCAAAACAATCGTTGTATAATGTAGCACAGGTGTACCTTAATCCAGGAGACGAAGTAATACTTCCTTGTCCGTACTGGGTAAGCTATAGCGATATCATAAAATTAGCAGAAGGAGTGCCTGTAGAGGTAAAAACCTCTATCGATACTGACTTTAAAATGACTGCTGAGCAGTTAGAAAAGGCAATAACTCCAAAAACCAAAATGATTTGGTATAGTTCTCCCTGTAACCCAAGTGGTTCTATTTACAGTAAGGAAGAATTAAGAGCATTGGCAGATGTACTACAAAAACACCCAGATATCATTGTAGTAAGTGATGAAATCTATGAGCATATTAATTATGTTGGTGATCATGCTTCTATAGCACAGTTTGATGACATGTATGATAGAACGGTTACGGTTAATGGAGTGGCAAAAGCTTTTGCTATGACAGGATGGAGAATCGGTTATATAGGAGCGCCACAAGCTATCGCCAGAGCTTGTAACAAGATGCAAGGTCAAGTAACTAGTGGAGCTAATTGTATCGCTCAGAGAGCGGTAATTACTGCGCTAGAAGCACCCGTTAGCAACATCCAATATATGGTTGATGAATTTAAAAATCGTAGAAAACTGATTTTAGGTCTACTAGCTGATATTCCAGGATTCGAATGTAACGAACCTGAAGGTGCTTTCTACGTTTTCCCGGATGTTTCTTATTACTTCGGAAAAACAATTAGCGGAAAGATTATAGAAAATGCTTCTGATTTCTCTATGTTTTTATTAGAGAACGCAAATGTAGCAACAGTTACGGGCGATGCTTTCGGAAATGGAAATTGCATTAGAATTTCTTATGCAGCCAGCACTGAACAAATTACTGAAGCAGTAAGCAGAATCAAAAAAGCACTACTGTAGCTTAACAAAATCATATAACTTTTATTAAAAAACCGATGATTTCATAAAAATCATCGGTTTTCTGTTTTTCTAAAAATAAATTAATGTTTTTGGAGTTATGGTCATAATACTTTTAACTGTTTTGGGGAAAACACTTATAAGAAAGAGACAAATTGTGGTTTGAACATATTTAACATTCTTAAAACCTACTTTTTGCATTTATGGACATTCTTGAAAAAGAACGTATTGTTCGAAAAAATGTGCTTCAAATTTTCAAAGAAAATTTTAAAGCACCATATTCAGAAGATGAAATCTTAAATTACACGCCTTCTGATGTAGAAAACACTGCACCTTATTACGAATCTATTCTTGATATCTTTTTTATCGAACAAGAATATCTACAAAGCGTAAAAGGCTGTGTAAAAGACACTATTAAAAAAGTCGCAGAACTTTGGCACATAAACCCATATGCCTTTGGCCCTTGGGAAGAATCTTTTTGACACTCTCTGCCAATAATTATAATATAAATTCGATATAAACCTAATAGGAACTTTTAGCTCTTCATCTTTAAAGGAAGTAGCTTGGGTAAATATACTTTACCTCGTAATAGATTCTAATTCAATCTAATAAAATTCACTTGTCTTCGACAGTTCTACTGAACCTGTCGAAGTGCAATCTACCTGAAATGGATTTGACCGACATAAATTTCCATATATCGAATTGATGCTAGATAATCTAATCACCTATTTCTCCAAAAGAAAGGAGTCAATAGAATCAATACAGTAAATAGTTCTAATCTTCCGATAAGCATTAAGAAAGAACACCACCATTTACCAAATGCCGGTAATACATCAAAGTTATTTACTGGGCTTAGCTTACCCAATGCTGGACCAACGTTTCCGAGAGATGATGCAGCTCCACCAATGGCTGTTTCGAAATCCAATCCTAACATTCCCAACACCAAAGATCCTATAATAAAGGATAACATATACAGTATAAAAAAGGCTAATATATTAAATACAATTTCTTTGGAAACAGCCCTTGTATTATACCTCACTGGAACGATGGCACGAGGATGTAAGGTTCGTTTAAACTCTAGAATACCATTTTTTATAGTAATAAGATGCCTTACTATCTTCATTCCTCCAGCTGTGGATCCTGCAGAACCTCCTAAAAAGAATAACCCAAAAAAGACGATCTTTAAAAAAGGAGTCCACACCGTAAAATCCGCAGAAACAAATCCTGTAGTGGTGATTACAGCTAACACCTGAAATAGCGCATGCCTAAAAGCGCTCTCTGCCTCACCATAAACCATTGGATGGTCTATAACAGAGTTCGCTGGATCTGCTTTCAAATAAATAATTAAAGCCGATACAGCAGTAAAAGCAACCAAAAAG
Coding sequences:
- a CDS encoding nitrate/nitrite transporter, which produces MNQKKAPWYFLLLLILAGESVFILPFVLARVFRPTVLEAFGLDNLQLGLCFSVYGIVALLSYLFGGPIADKFPPRKLIAVALWMTALGGLVYATFPGYTTLKLLYGYWGFTTIFLFWAPMIKATRVWGGTSSQGKAFGFLDGGRGLVGALFGAMGVFIFSLFITSEISEATVLESKAAFRQVILVSSGIVSLVGILVWFFMKLDQKTEQKIILEKITISQVTAVLRLPSVWLLMIIILCAYVGYKITDVFSLYAKDVMLYDQVKSAQVGTFLLFIRPVIGVLIGVLADRTQTTFWLVVSFVISFFGALLFALGIITTSATTLFFISILVVATGVYAARSLYFAVMQRGQIPLVLTGTAVGLISLIGYTPDIFAGPAMGYLLDNSPGIQGHKHVFWMLALFSSIGGIAAWYYYRLYQKKE
- a CDS encoding 2-dehydro-3-deoxyphosphooctonate aldolase, with amino-acid sequence MNKQLSILGMLLFFFSCSSTKQISKNSSQIQGNNNTFLITEISTDKTYGLSPKNPVEVGGAKNSQGPKNERRFLNALAGPNGEKISYYRAGSCCPVKSKNDPFGFGSVMLDNYRVTWENSKDTISIYINMYDSGKLKAPVGFTIKK
- the rsmG gene encoding 16S rRNA (guanine(527)-N(7))-methyltransferase RsmG; this translates as MDILLKYFPELTEDQIHKFGQLGDLYKDWNAKINVISRKDIDLLYERHVLHSLGIAKIQEFKAGSSVLDVGTGGGFPGIPLAILFPETTFYLVDVIAKKIRVVNEVASALGLTNVKAEQKRAGTFDARFDFVVSRAVTNMPDFVKWVRKNITKKSNHELPNGILYLKGGDLTEELALFPKATQYNLPDYFKEDFFETKKVVHLPIKYKL
- a CDS encoding acyl-CoA desaturase, translated to MTTPNVRFSRADSAKFFRTLNKRVNDYFKENNIKRTGNWKLHLKTIVMFSLFLTPYFLILTLDISQWWMLLLTIIMGVGMAGVGMNVMHDGNHGSYSSKKWINKLMGSSMYVLAGNVYNWQVQHNVLHHTYTNIHGHDEDMDAGRVIRFTKHAKWERFHKFQHYYSVFLYGLLTFNWALTTDFTQTKRYLARKLSYGKLPSPLKQWSTIVVTKIIYVMIWIVIPMLIMSIAWWKILIGFFVMHYVAGLILSIVFQLAHMVEEAQMPLPDTTGTMKNTWAIHQLFTTVNFSTKNRLVNWFTGGLNHQVEHHIFPNISHVHYTKISKIVKQTAQEFNLPYNEYKTTRKAIIAHFRHLKEMGMKPAM
- a CDS encoding pyridoxal phosphate-dependent aminotransferase encodes the protein MSIQLSDKINKLKASATLAMAAKARELRAEGKDIIGLSLGEPDFNTPDFIKDAAIQAVNDNYNSYTPVDGYVELKDAIITKFKRDNNLTYDRSQIVVSTGAKQSLYNVAQVYLNPGDEVILPCPYWVSYSDIIKLAEGVPVEVKTSIDTDFKMTAEQLEKAITPKTKMIWYSSPCNPSGSIYSKEELRALADVLQKHPDIIVVSDEIYEHINYVGDHASIAQFDDMYDRTVTVNGVAKAFAMTGWRIGYIGAPQAIARACNKMQGQVTSGANCIAQRAVITALEAPVSNIQYMVDEFKNRRKLILGLLADIPGFECNEPEGAFYVFPDVSYYFGKTISGKIIENASDFSMFLLENANVATVTGDAFGNGNCIRISYAASTEQITEAVSRIKKALL